A single region of the Pseudomonas sp. GGS8 genome encodes:
- a CDS encoding acetyl-CoA carboxylase biotin carboxylase subunit family protein translates to MSNVLVIGDSYVDPDFFDAETRWFYIGKEAPAYPCEHYKVLSLPALFDVEEYDKKLLDIFLFCNDIISDFGNIDYVIANSEYTILCGAAVRDHYAIAGRKLKDVSAFRNKFLMKSALVRGEGVETSRFIGGKLLAEKGLSAVSQVFAAGDYPLVVKAASQAGSRHVYVVKNTEELVPKLELLRSLGVDHLVEQFVDAPVIHIDGICRQGELIFVCGSRYIDDCFAWQHEKIAMSSALIDDPMLQQKIVNFTRRTLHSLGAVDIVFHLEAFLQTDNDLVFLEIASRPGGAAIAPCINNIYGVNLLKENFNVDVQAPSVLKSSGFMGLDINQSGGWVVLALQETGFCEIVSVDGDPDLCDRVVWKKIATAGTRFNEEYYEDPAVGMYVVHEANADEVVATIQEIKKRFSVKVKCLA, encoded by the coding sequence ATGAGCAACGTTCTGGTTATTGGTGATTCCTACGTGGATCCCGATTTTTTTGACGCCGAAACACGCTGGTTTTATATAGGGAAAGAGGCACCTGCTTACCCGTGCGAGCACTATAAAGTGCTTTCGCTGCCGGCCCTGTTTGACGTGGAGGAGTATGACAAAAAGTTGTTGGATATATTTTTGTTTTGTAACGATATTATTTCCGATTTTGGCAATATCGATTACGTCATCGCTAACTCTGAATATACGATTTTGTGCGGTGCTGCTGTTCGAGATCATTACGCGATAGCCGGTAGAAAGCTTAAAGATGTGTCTGCATTCAGAAATAAGTTTCTGATGAAATCGGCGCTTGTTCGCGGTGAAGGCGTTGAAACCAGCCGGTTCATCGGTGGAAAGCTACTGGCGGAAAAAGGTTTATCTGCGGTTTCGCAGGTGTTTGCGGCCGGGGATTATCCTCTCGTGGTCAAAGCGGCTTCGCAAGCCGGTAGTAGACACGTTTATGTAGTAAAAAATACTGAAGAACTCGTGCCAAAATTGGAGTTGCTCAGGTCGCTTGGCGTTGATCACCTAGTGGAACAGTTTGTGGATGCGCCAGTGATACATATCGATGGTATCTGTCGACAAGGTGAGCTGATTTTTGTCTGCGGTTCTCGCTATATAGATGACTGCTTTGCCTGGCAACATGAAAAAATAGCAATGTCGTCAGCATTGATTGATGACCCTATGCTCCAGCAAAAAATAGTCAACTTTACCCGACGCACACTTCACTCGCTGGGTGCGGTCGATATCGTCTTCCATCTCGAAGCATTTTTGCAGACGGATAACGATCTGGTGTTTCTGGAAATCGCCTCGCGCCCTGGTGGAGCAGCTATCGCGCCATGCATCAATAACATCTACGGCGTCAATCTATTAAAAGAAAATTTCAATGTGGATGTTCAGGCGCCCTCGGTACTGAAGTCGAGCGGGTTCATGGGCCTCGATATCAATCAGTCGGGTGGCTGGGTTGTACTGGCACTTCAGGAAACGGGTTTTTGCGAGATAGTGTCTGTGGATGGCGATCCTGATCTATGCGACCGTGTGGTTTGGAAGAAAATCGCGACTGCCGGCACACGTTTCAATGAAGAATATTATGAGGATCCCGCAGTCGGAATGTATGTGGTCCACGAGGCCAATGCTGACGAAGTGGTCGCTACCATTCAGGAAATCAAGAAGCGTTTTTCCGTGAAGGTTAAATGTTTAGCTTGA
- a CDS encoding alpha/beta fold hydrolase, with translation MSDEYRREVVKRFPHYKKRQWLVGSKGSTNVLCIHGRPVDSSLMRPFQAWSVQNSYGCYLYNQFSYKEDTQFCPGSEELLLLLVEELWFHLCHLRDEHLIIIAHSFGAVLLCEVLQRYDLAQGRVKVVLSGFCPERKEFLKVNQQRLDNFAMHANSAGADELFFDSYICNKSSLAEDQIVAIKRPPLGDITLRESYLELLGKLRCPVLVTYGDNDICTDYQAEKIRSRLINCRVVKITGAAHFPFLEQSRDYFQALDEFLM, from the coding sequence ATGTCCGATGAATATAGGCGCGAAGTCGTTAAACGCTTTCCGCATTACAAAAAACGTCAGTGGCTGGTTGGTTCGAAGGGTTCAACCAACGTCTTATGCATTCACGGCCGCCCCGTCGACAGTTCATTGATGCGTCCATTTCAGGCGTGGAGTGTACAAAATTCGTATGGTTGCTATTTATATAACCAATTCTCATATAAAGAAGATACACAGTTTTGTCCCGGGTCAGAAGAACTGTTGTTATTGTTGGTGGAGGAGTTGTGGTTTCATTTGTGTCATTTGCGCGATGAGCACTTGATCATTATCGCGCACTCCTTTGGTGCTGTACTGTTGTGTGAAGTTTTACAACGCTACGACCTTGCGCAAGGCCGAGTCAAAGTGGTTCTGTCGGGGTTTTGTCCAGAGAGAAAAGAATTTCTGAAAGTCAATCAGCAGCGCCTTGATAATTTCGCCATGCATGCGAACTCAGCTGGCGCAGATGAGTTGTTTTTTGACTCGTACATTTGTAATAAAAGCAGTCTGGCAGAGGATCAGATTGTAGCAATAAAACGCCCCCCGTTGGGTGATATTACATTGCGCGAATCCTATCTGGAGTTGCTTGGCAAACTCCGTTGCCCCGTATTAGTGACTTACGGTGATAACGATATTTGTACGGACTACCAGGCAGAAAAAATCAGGAGCCGGCTGATTAACTGCCGAGTCGTTAAAATTACAGGTGCTGCTCACTTCCCCTTTCTCGAGCAGTCGCGGGATTACTTTCAAGCGTTGGATGAGTTTCTGATGTAA
- a CDS encoding VOC family protein, which produces MSHLHLAIRTNKPEQMISFYRDIFKFDVIEEFAAGDGSFHLYFLSDNKYPKLELIVNAQPFEEPEAGRMSHYGFFVEDSVRILEASTIANLSILDEKQVNGFRQFYITDPDGNYVEVNQV; this is translated from the coding sequence ATGAGTCATTTACATTTGGCGATCAGAACAAATAAGCCCGAGCAGATGATCAGCTTTTATCGGGATATATTCAAATTTGACGTCATTGAGGAATTTGCCGCAGGAGACGGTTCCTTTCATCTGTATTTTCTCTCTGATAACAAATACCCAAAGCTCGAATTGATTGTGAACGCTCAGCCATTCGAGGAGCCCGAGGCCGGTCGAATGTCGCATTATGGTTTTTTTGTTGAGGATTCTGTACGCATCCTGGAAGCCAGTACCATAGCGAACTTATCGATCCTCGATGAAAAACAAGTAAACGGTTTTCGTCAGTTTTATATCACCGATCCTGATGGTAATTACGTGGAAGTCAATCAGGTTTGA
- a CDS encoding aldo/keto reductase, translated as MKNIILGTWQVGGDSWSTVNSWKAYETLFAAIDQGVSRIDTAPSYGDGNSEKIVGEVLRHFSTRKFEVVSKVPPDMMTRSKVVESIEGSLARLGVDQLDTLLIHWPAGTMGTDTVELEETFRALEYARTTGLTKKIGVCNYELADLKRVDDMVKLDCLQYAYSLFFRSVEFGISQFAKDRNMELMGYSTLAQGILTDRLEYRRFSEADHRNYVVLFSEKYRPAIEKMLKELRKLLPEGAGLSNLAVSWVQSQGVTPVLGLHNPDHLHALNRDRISDGELLNAASAITHLFKTQVGQRLSLWGEA; from the coding sequence ATGAAAAATATCATTTTGGGAACTTGGCAAGTTGGCGGCGATAGTTGGTCCACGGTTAATAGCTGGAAAGCCTATGAAACCCTTTTTGCTGCGATTGACCAAGGGGTTTCACGAATAGACACCGCTCCGTCCTACGGCGATGGCAACTCTGAAAAGATCGTCGGTGAGGTCCTGAGACACTTCAGTACCCGAAAATTTGAGGTCGTCAGTAAAGTGCCGCCCGACATGATGACCCGCTCCAAGGTTGTCGAGAGTATTGAAGGAAGCCTGGCCCGGCTGGGCGTCGATCAGTTGGATACGCTATTAATCCATTGGCCGGCAGGAACCATGGGGACAGACACTGTGGAGTTGGAGGAAACGTTTCGTGCCCTCGAATACGCCAGAACCACCGGTCTCACCAAAAAAATTGGTGTTTGTAACTACGAACTGGCGGACCTGAAACGGGTTGACGACATGGTGAAACTGGACTGCCTGCAATACGCGTATTCGTTGTTCTTTAGAAGCGTGGAGTTTGGGATCAGCCAGTTCGCGAAGGATCGCAACATGGAGCTGATGGGCTATTCGACGTTGGCTCAGGGCATCTTGACTGACCGACTCGAATATCGGCGTTTCTCCGAAGCAGATCACCGAAATTACGTCGTTCTGTTTTCTGAAAAATATCGCCCAGCGATAGAAAAGATGTTGAAGGAGCTGAGAAAGCTTCTACCGGAGGGAGCCGGCTTGTCTAACCTGGCAGTGAGTTGGGTTCAATCGCAGGGGGTGACCCCGGTCTTGGGTCTTCACAACCCTGACCACTTGCATGCATTGAACCGTGATCGTATTTCCGACGGCGAACTGCTGAATGCTGCCAGCGCGATTACCCACCTCTTCAAGACACAGGTAGGGCAACGACTGTCCCTGTGGGGTGAAGCATGA
- a CDS encoding DUF1826 domain-containing protein, whose product MKTLALNNIVQVFNLDLLPVSDLSGFSQNNDPAVLIDLVAEKISNDRARDIALSLPDSYKAIFLRKDVAFIKDGLKRSLSEHLNPALLDPLLNELYLAIDLFGAITYDEKPLVSLRVVTSEYVEKEHPSVSKFYHRDAAALTLTKCFYGEGAIYLREQNTNRTYFDENSIALNDADAAIDDADCQVVPQSNWILLKGEMYKGIDARNQAVVDIVLGEGAKFKDFAKGIGLIHKGGRFIDTERRLVFTISTYKTEF is encoded by the coding sequence ATGAAAACGTTAGCATTGAACAATATAGTCCAGGTATTCAACCTTGATCTGCTTCCAGTGTCCGATTTGTCGGGTTTCAGTCAGAATAATGATCCCGCAGTTCTGATAGACCTCGTGGCAGAAAAAATTTCAAACGACCGGGCTCGTGACATCGCCTTGTCTCTGCCGGATAGTTATAAGGCGATTTTTCTTAGAAAAGACGTCGCTTTTATAAAGGACGGTTTGAAGCGTTCGCTGAGCGAGCATTTGAATCCGGCATTGCTCGACCCGCTTCTGAACGAGCTGTACCTGGCAATCGATTTATTTGGCGCTATCACCTACGATGAAAAACCACTGGTGTCGTTGAGGGTTGTAACTTCAGAGTATGTTGAGAAGGAGCATCCCTCCGTCAGTAAGTTTTACCACCGCGATGCAGCGGCACTTACGCTGACCAAGTGCTTCTACGGTGAAGGCGCTATTTATCTACGAGAGCAAAACACAAATCGCACTTACTTTGATGAGAATTCCATAGCGCTGAACGATGCAGACGCAGCGATTGATGATGCTGACTGTCAAGTGGTACCCCAATCAAACTGGATTCTACTAAAAGGAGAAATGTACAAAGGCATTGATGCGCGAAATCAGGCTGTGGTCGATATCGTTCTGGGTGAAGGTGCCAAGTTCAAGGATTTTGCCAAGGGCATTGGTCTGATTCATAAGGGCGGGCGCTTTATTGATACGGAACGGCGTCTGGTTTTTACCATCAGCACCTACAAGACGGAGTTCTGA
- the dcd gene encoding dCTP deaminase yields MILTGSKIREEIGAGNIIVEPFDESQLSTNSYDLRLGYKYLKYREGVIDLKKQHLYDVYDIPEEGLQLEVGDFLLSESLEVIGSDHFVPIIHAKSGTARAGLFVHVTADLIDIGSIGKTTFQLYATLPVKIYPKMLLAQVSFWRPEGEITLYKGKYQNTTGPQPSKTYLDYA; encoded by the coding sequence ATGATTCTTACAGGAAGTAAGATACGCGAAGAAATTGGTGCCGGAAACATTATTGTCGAGCCATTTGATGAGTCGCAACTTAGCACTAATTCCTATGATTTGCGATTGGGTTACAAGTATCTGAAGTACAGAGAAGGCGTCATCGATCTCAAAAAACAACACTTGTATGATGTCTACGATATACCCGAGGAAGGGTTGCAACTGGAGGTGGGAGACTTTTTATTATCGGAGTCGCTGGAGGTGATAGGCAGTGATCATTTTGTTCCGATCATTCATGCCAAATCCGGTACCGCTCGCGCTGGGCTTTTTGTGCACGTCACCGCGGACCTGATTGATATTGGCTCCATTGGAAAAACCACCTTTCAGTTGTATGCGACGCTACCTGTAAAGATTTATCCGAAAATGCTATTGGCCCAGGTTTCCTTTTGGAGGCCCGAAGGAGAAATCACCCTTTATAAAGGTAAATACCAGAATACGACTGGCCCGCAACCCTCTAAAACCTACCTGGACTATGCCTGA
- a CDS encoding class I SAM-dependent methyltransferase, with protein MITDTRCINEMGYTAFVAFVNQTNVPPGSYSTLTKWKNNSNLNADSKVLEVACTTGFSINALVKDVGCNGVGIDLCKDSVGQARINANEMGLGDKVDFKAVDGTLFTSENEFSHVVVGAGLGFFPQPQLMVDNICRLLGSSGYLLASPFYTVGEIPQKMLTQAATVFGITPTVKAYKDVMQLYKGFDVYFEERLEPLAETEKELHHYCESTVERASVLHQIDDENVKSAMYDRLYSIKKMSNDLRQYQGYNVLVLRYDAQRYPNRYVELF; from the coding sequence ATGATTACCGATACTCGCTGCATTAACGAAATGGGCTACACGGCATTTGTTGCTTTTGTAAATCAGACTAATGTTCCGCCTGGATCTTACAGTACGTTAACCAAATGGAAGAATAACTCTAATCTGAATGCTGATTCGAAAGTTCTGGAAGTAGCCTGCACCACAGGGTTTTCCATTAATGCCTTGGTCAAAGACGTTGGATGCAATGGCGTCGGTATCGATCTTTGTAAGGATTCGGTTGGCCAAGCGCGCATCAACGCAAACGAAATGGGGTTAGGGGATAAAGTCGACTTCAAGGCTGTGGACGGTACTCTTTTCACCTCGGAGAATGAATTTTCTCATGTCGTTGTGGGGGCAGGTCTGGGGTTTTTTCCTCAGCCGCAGCTGATGGTAGATAACATCTGTCGTCTGTTGGGTTCTTCCGGATATTTGCTGGCATCACCTTTCTACACTGTCGGTGAGATACCGCAAAAGATGCTGACACAAGCCGCGACTGTATTCGGTATAACACCAACAGTTAAGGCCTATAAAGACGTCATGCAGTTATATAAAGGCTTTGATGTCTATTTTGAGGAGCGACTGGAACCCTTGGCAGAAACTGAGAAAGAGCTTCATCACTACTGCGAGTCAACGGTAGAACGCGCTAGTGTTTTACATCAGATTGACGATGAAAATGTCAAGTCGGCAATGTACGACCGTTTGTACAGTATCAAGAAGATGTCCAATGACCTGCGGCAATATCAGGGATACAACGTGTTGGTGTTACGTTATGACGCTCAACGCTACCCTAATCGCTATGTTGAACTGTTTTAA
- the leuS gene encoding leucine--tRNA ligase yields MNNSGIPFLLFLRWSGQIRDMECVITIMDNDQFRIKWQSKWADSNLYAADNFSAKPSYYVLDMFPYPSGNGLHVGHAVGYIGTDIIARKKRMDGFNVLHPMGWDAFGLPAEQYAIKTGVHPAEITKINCENFKRQLMLMGLSYDWSREIDTSDKKYFKWTQFLFLKLYEQGLVYEKEENVWWCEELKTVLANEEVIDGRSERGDYICTKKPLKQWVVKITQYADKLLDGLDKLDWPESVKKMQREWIGRTEGVDIDFKVLDNASIQLTVFTDEPETLYGVNAIFLSAEHPYVKDLLFGTESDVQARISSMQAPENGMQGVSVERSALHPLTGKEIPIYVVNYLTIDGNEGSLLSVPATDHQALEICQHLDIGHVSIFDPDQNLKNSGSINGFSRVQARAHVIDELIQSRAAVKKVRYKMRDWLFSRQRYWGEPFPLYRGTDGEVVTAGYHELPIELPHVENYSPGRDGASPLQRAQEWVNCEDKSGNRLFRITDTMPGWAGSCWYYLRFLDPHNQAEPFSKQSSEYWSQVDLYVGGAAHATMHLLYARFWHKVLFDVGLVGFDEPFKKLYNQGLVTADAFKDASGRIVAVDEAEHRDGKYWLKNTNEELQVFNTKMSKSLLNVVVPDTLIEEYGVDTFRIYMMFMGPLGQNKKWDIKGIKGCARFLNRVSGLLDYDAFAAIPQVNRASVSNERLETLWGNTLSKIDASFASLNFNTAVAAFMEFINEAEKDKVYFCQRIAKDFIKALFPFAPHVCSEMWERLGESGIDHAAWPTARVKMVKATKIYINGKHVNDLTDCTGEAQIDVERAQDKVIDALKGRAITKVIYSPNKIVNFLCGPAI; encoded by the coding sequence ATGAATAATTCAGGAATACCTTTCCTGTTATTTTTAAGGTGGAGCGGGCAAATAAGAGATATGGAGTGTGTAATAACGATCATGGATAACGATCAATTCAGAATCAAGTGGCAAAGTAAATGGGCTGACAGTAACCTGTATGCGGCGGATAACTTCAGTGCTAAGCCATCGTATTATGTGCTCGATATGTTTCCGTATCCCTCAGGTAACGGCTTGCATGTGGGCCATGCGGTCGGTTACATAGGCACCGATATCATCGCCAGAAAAAAAAGAATGGACGGTTTTAATGTGTTGCATCCTATGGGGTGGGACGCTTTTGGACTGCCAGCGGAACAGTATGCAATAAAAACCGGTGTGCATCCGGCAGAGATAACAAAGATCAACTGTGAGAATTTCAAACGTCAACTCATGCTGATGGGGTTGAGTTACGATTGGAGTCGAGAAATAGACACATCTGACAAAAAGTATTTCAAGTGGACTCAGTTTCTGTTCCTGAAATTATATGAACAAGGACTTGTTTACGAAAAAGAAGAAAATGTCTGGTGGTGTGAAGAACTCAAGACCGTACTGGCAAATGAAGAAGTCATCGATGGTCGCTCTGAACGCGGCGATTATATCTGTACAAAAAAACCGTTAAAGCAATGGGTTGTAAAGATCACTCAATACGCTGACAAGTTGCTCGACGGCCTGGACAAGCTGGACTGGCCGGAATCAGTCAAAAAGATGCAGCGTGAATGGATCGGTCGCACGGAAGGTGTTGATATAGATTTCAAGGTGCTTGATAACGCCAGCATTCAACTGACTGTGTTTACCGACGAGCCGGAAACCCTGTACGGGGTTAACGCCATTTTTCTTTCTGCTGAACATCCCTATGTCAAAGATTTGCTTTTTGGCACAGAAAGCGATGTTCAAGCCAGAATCTCGTCAATGCAAGCGCCCGAAAACGGGATGCAGGGTGTCTCTGTTGAACGGTCTGCCCTGCATCCTTTAACGGGAAAGGAAATTCCTATCTATGTAGTGAATTACCTGACCATTGACGGAAATGAAGGCTCATTGTTGTCTGTTCCCGCCACAGATCACCAAGCCCTGGAAATTTGCCAGCACTTGGATATCGGACATGTCTCCATTTTTGATCCGGACCAGAACCTGAAGAACTCTGGTTCGATCAACGGTTTTTCGAGAGTGCAAGCTCGCGCGCACGTCATTGATGAGTTGATTCAGAGCCGCGCGGCTGTCAAAAAAGTGCGCTACAAGATGAGGGATTGGCTGTTCTCTCGGCAGAGGTATTGGGGTGAACCCTTCCCTTTGTATCGAGGGACCGACGGCGAGGTAGTGACTGCCGGTTATCACGAACTGCCTATAGAGCTACCTCACGTTGAAAACTACTCTCCGGGCCGAGACGGAGCCAGTCCGTTGCAACGCGCTCAGGAATGGGTGAATTGCGAAGATAAGTCCGGTAACCGACTCTTTCGCATCACCGATACCATGCCAGGGTGGGCAGGATCCTGCTGGTACTACCTGCGATTCTTGGATCCGCATAATCAGGCGGAACCTTTTTCAAAACAAAGTAGCGAGTACTGGAGCCAGGTTGATCTTTACGTGGGTGGCGCTGCGCATGCGACGATGCACCTGCTGTATGCAAGATTCTGGCATAAGGTCCTGTTTGATGTCGGCTTGGTGGGCTTCGACGAACCGTTTAAAAAGCTCTACAACCAGGGGTTGGTGACTGCTGATGCCTTCAAGGATGCCTCTGGCAGAATAGTCGCCGTCGACGAAGCAGAACACCGAGATGGGAAGTATTGGTTAAAGAATACCAATGAAGAATTGCAGGTGTTCAACACCAAGATGTCGAAATCACTCTTGAATGTTGTCGTTCCAGATACGCTTATTGAAGAATATGGTGTCGATACGTTCAGGATTTACATGATGTTCATGGGGCCGCTTGGCCAAAACAAAAAGTGGGATATAAAGGGTATCAAAGGCTGTGCAAGATTTCTTAACAGAGTATCAGGTCTCCTGGATTATGACGCCTTTGCGGCGATACCGCAAGTAAACCGAGCGAGCGTTTCTAATGAAAGACTGGAAACCCTTTGGGGGAACACGCTCTCGAAGATTGACGCATCTTTTGCTTCGTTGAACTTCAATACAGCGGTGGCTGCGTTCATGGAATTCATCAACGAAGCTGAAAAAGATAAAGTGTATTTTTGCCAGCGAATAGCCAAGGATTTCATAAAAGCCCTGTTTCCCTTCGCACCGCATGTGTGCTCGGAAATGTGGGAGCGTCTTGGGGAGTCGGGTATTGACCACGCTGCGTGGCCCACAGCGCGTGTGAAGATGGTGAAAGCCACAAAAATATACATCAACGGTAAGCATGTAAATGACCTGACAGACTGCACAGGAGAGGCGCAAATTGACGTCGAGCGAGCGCAAGACAAGGTGATTGATGCTTTAAAAGGTCGCGCCATCACCAAAGTTATCTACTCCCCAAATAAAATTGTAAACTTCTTGTGTGGTCCTGCGATTTGA
- a CDS encoding IS5 family transposase (programmed frameshift): MAKRYELSDEAWDVVADLFTETHGRGRPRLSDRLMLDGVLGVLCSGAAWRDMPERFGPWSTVYQRFRDWRNRGTFDQMLKRLHLKLNEQGLINLRTGMIDSTAVRATRASSGARKKGPDEPADHALGCSRGGLTTKIHMLSDANGTPLRFVLSDGQASDISYAQPLLDDVSIPTNQRGRPRKRCKWLLADKGYDAEALRRYCDRYRMQPVIPLRSMKRKPKPGLPRLFDRPKYRQRNIIERMFGWLKENRRIVTRFDKLTKSYAAMVSLACSMRCLRHLFSYRA, from the exons ATGGCAAAGCGTTATGAACTCTCGGATGAGGCGTGGGATGTGGTCGCCGATCTCTTCACCGAAACCCATGGTAGGGGACGGCCACGCCTCAGCGACCGCCTGATGCTCGATGGCGTGCTGGGGGTTCTCTGCTCTGGAGCAGCTTGGCGAGATATGCCAGAGCGCTTCGGGCCCTGGTCAACGGTGTACCAGCGGTTTCGAGATTGGCGAAACCGGGGAACATTCGATCAGATGCTCAAGCGCTTGCACCTGAAGCTGAACGAACAAGGCCTGATCAACTTGCGAACCGGGATGATCGACTCCACAGCCGTACGCGCAACCCGAGCCTCATCAGGTGCCAGGAAAAAAGGGCCTGATGAGCCTGCCGATCACGCTCTAGGTTGCAGCCGTGGTGGCCTGACCACCA AGATCCATATGCTCAGCGACGCCAACGGCACGCCGTTGCGTTTTGTTCTTTCTGACGGCCAAGCCAGTGACATCAGCTACGCCCAGCCATTGTTGGATGATGTCAGCATCCCGACGAATCAACGTGGCCGCCCTCGTAAGCGCTGCAAATGGTTGCTCGCCGACAAGGGCTACGACGCCGAAGCACTACGCCGCTACTGCGACCGATATCGTATGCAGCCAGTCATTCCGCTGCGCTCGATGAAGCGCAAGCCCAAGCCGGGCTTACCGAGGTTGTTTGATAGGCCCAAGTACCGACAGCGAAACATCATCGAGCGCATGTTTGGCTGGCTGAAAGAGAACCGCCGCATTGTGACGCGCTTCGATAAGCTCACGAAAAGCTACGCAGCCATGGTCTCGCTGGCTTGTTCCATGCGGTGTCTACGACATCTCTTTTCATACAGAGCCTAG
- a CDS encoding sugar phosphate isomerase/epimerase family protein, protein MRIALDPYMYRNLSLGKMVDKVAELGYEHIELSPREDFLPFYKAPRVDKARIKEFRKALSDTGVKLSSLLPMYHWAAADEGLRVAAVRNWKRAIQIAVEMDCELVNTEFTGQSDNPLVCENQFMRSMDELIPEFEREGIKLDIQAHPYDFCERNNESVDIIRGLDRDWINYLYAAPHTFFYDDGVGDIASMLKYAGSKLSHLIIADTYNHKASSGLRYIVNPPGVTATVHQHLDIGQGEVDWEAFFGTLREIKFDGIATVSVFAWEDRPDESNRMMLERVKSELCR, encoded by the coding sequence ATGCGCATCGCACTAGACCCCTACATGTACCGCAACCTGTCCCTGGGCAAAATGGTCGACAAGGTCGCCGAGCTCGGTTACGAACACATCGAGCTGTCGCCCCGGGAAGATTTCCTGCCGTTCTACAAAGCCCCGCGGGTCGACAAGGCGCGGATCAAGGAATTTCGCAAAGCCCTGAGCGACACCGGGGTCAAACTCTCTTCCTTATTACCCATGTACCACTGGGCCGCCGCCGATGAAGGTTTGCGCGTAGCCGCGGTGCGCAACTGGAAGCGGGCGATCCAGATTGCCGTGGAGATGGACTGCGAGCTGGTCAACACCGAGTTCACCGGCCAGTCGGACAACCCATTGGTCTGCGAGAACCAGTTCATGCGCTCCATGGACGAGCTGATTCCCGAGTTCGAACGCGAAGGCATCAAGCTCGATATCCAGGCCCACCCTTATGATTTCTGCGAACGCAACAATGAGTCGGTGGACATCATTCGCGGCCTGGACCGCGACTGGATCAACTACCTCTACGCCGCGCCGCACACATTTTTCTATGACGATGGCGTGGGTGACATCGCCTCGATGCTCAAGTACGCCGGCTCGAAACTGAGCCACTTGATCATCGCCGACACCTACAACCACAAGGCGTCCTCAGGCTTGCGCTACATCGTCAACCCGCCGGGCGTCACCGCCACCGTGCACCAGCACCTGGACATCGGCCAGGGCGAGGTCGACTGGGAAGCGTTTTTTGGCACCTTGCGCGAGATCAAGTTCGATGGCATCGCGACCGTCTCGGTGTTCGCCTGGGAGGATCGGCCGGACGAGTCCAACCGGATGATGCTCGAACGGGTCAAAAGCGAACTCTGCCGCTGA
- a CDS encoding Gfo/Idh/MocA family protein, which produces MSSLSNSLRIGVIGTGAIGQDHIRRCSQTLLNSQVVAVTDINLQQAAKVVSDLKLTAEVYPDGHALIKAPDVEAILVTSWGPSHEEFVLAAIAAGKPVFCEKPLAVTAEGCRKIVEAEVAHGKRLVQVGFMRPYDEGYRALKSVIDSGQIGEPLMLHCAHRNPTVGENYKTDMAITDTLIHELDVLRWLLDDDYVSVQVVFPRKTSKAHAHLKDPQIVLLETVKGTRIDVEVFVNCQYGYDIQCEVVGETGIAKLPEPSQVQLRSGAKLSNAILMDWKDRFIAAYDVELQAFIDGVRAGQVGGPSAWDGFAAAVAADACIEAQNNGQIVKVGLPDRPHFYS; this is translated from the coding sequence ATGTCTTCGCTTTCCAATTCGTTGCGCATTGGCGTCATCGGCACCGGGGCCATCGGCCAGGACCATATCCGTCGTTGCAGCCAGACCTTGCTCAATAGCCAGGTTGTCGCGGTCACCGACATCAATTTGCAGCAAGCGGCCAAGGTCGTTTCCGATCTGAAGCTGACCGCTGAGGTTTATCCCGACGGTCATGCGCTGATCAAGGCACCGGACGTCGAAGCGATCCTCGTGACCTCCTGGGGCCCGAGCCACGAAGAATTTGTACTGGCAGCGATTGCTGCCGGCAAGCCAGTGTTCTGCGAGAAGCCGCTGGCGGTCACCGCCGAAGGCTGCCGCAAGATCGTCGAGGCCGAAGTGGCCCACGGCAAGCGGCTGGTGCAGGTTGGTTTCATGCGCCCGTACGATGAAGGTTATCGGGCATTGAAATCGGTGATCGACAGTGGCCAGATCGGCGAGCCGCTGATGCTGCACTGCGCCCACCGCAACCCGACCGTGGGTGAGAACTACAAGACCGACATGGCAATCACCGACACGCTGATCCATGAGCTGGACGTGTTGCGCTGGTTGCTCGACGACGATTATGTGTCGGTGCAAGTGGTGTTCCCGCGCAAGACCAGCAAGGCCCACGCCCATTTGAAAGACCCGCAGATCGTGCTGCTGGAAACCGTCAAGGGCACGCGCATCGACGTGGAAGTGTTCGTCAATTGCCAGTATGGCTACGACATCCAGTGTGAGGTGGTGGGGGAGACCGGCATCGCCAAACTGCCGGAGCCGTCGCAGGTTCAGTTGCGCAGCGGAGCGAAACTGTCCAATGCGATTCTGATGGACTGGAAGGATCGGTTCATCGCCGCCTATGACGTCGAGTTGCAAGCGTTCATCGATGGCGTGCGCGCCGGGCAGGTCGGTGGTCCATCGGCGTGGGACGGTTTCGCCGCCGCCGTTGCTGCGGATGCCTGCATCGAGGCGCAGAACAACGGCCAGATCGTAAAAGTCGGCCTGCCAGATCGCCCGCACTTCTACAGCTAA